From one Syntrophorhabdus sp. genomic stretch:
- a CDS encoding NADP-dependent malic enzyme — protein MGRRVVSDGKVTREELLEKARKPAVDAMKMHPFYKGKIEMVPKCVIRDIDDFAIWYTPGVAEPCKEINRDPEKVFEYTNKGNMVGIVTDGTRVLGLGDIGPMAGLPVMEGKALLFKYLGGVDAFPICLDTKDPDEIVRTVKLIAPVFGGINLEDIENPKCFYVLEKLRAESPIPVWHDDQQGTAAVTLAGLVNALKIVGKKIEDAKITMIGIGAANVCIVRMLIKAGADPKKIIVVDSKGILNRKRDDIKPNYREKLELAATTNGENREGDTAAALKGQDVLIALSKSGPDVIQKDWVASMADNAIVFVCANPIPEMWPWDAKEAGARIVATGRSDFPNQVNNSVGFPAIFRGTLDVRARTITDEMCIAAAYELARCAEDRGLTEDHLLPTMNEWEVFPREAVAVAKMAMKQGVARLTIDEKELYDMAVTKIRRAQDEVGLLMEKGIIAPYAG, from the coding sequence ATGGGGAGGCGTGTCGTGAGCGACGGTAAGGTCACCAGGGAAGAACTTCTGGAGAAGGCCAGGAAACCGGCTGTGGATGCGATGAAGATGCATCCTTTCTACAAGGGGAAGATAGAGATGGTTCCCAAGTGCGTCATCAGGGACATCGACGATTTCGCCATATGGTATACGCCGGGAGTGGCGGAGCCATGCAAGGAGATAAACAGGGACCCCGAGAAGGTGTTCGAGTATACGAACAAGGGGAACATGGTGGGTATCGTGACCGACGGGACGCGGGTGCTCGGTCTTGGTGATATCGGTCCCATGGCGGGATTGCCCGTCATGGAGGGCAAGGCGCTCCTTTTCAAGTACCTGGGCGGAGTCGACGCCTTCCCCATTTGTCTCGATACGAAGGACCCCGATGAGATCGTTCGGACGGTGAAACTCATCGCGCCTGTTTTCGGGGGCATCAACCTCGAGGACATCGAGAACCCGAAATGCTTCTACGTCCTGGAAAAGCTGAGGGCGGAGTCGCCGATCCCCGTCTGGCATGATGACCAGCAGGGCACCGCGGCGGTCACGCTCGCCGGTCTCGTGAACGCCCTCAAGATAGTGGGAAAGAAGATCGAGGACGCGAAGATCACCATGATCGGCATAGGCGCCGCGAACGTCTGCATCGTGCGCATGCTCATCAAGGCGGGGGCCGATCCGAAGAAGATCATCGTCGTGGACAGCAAGGGAATACTCAACCGCAAGAGAGACGATATCAAGCCCAACTACAGGGAGAAGCTGGAACTCGCCGCGACAACGAACGGGGAGAACCGTGAAGGCGACACCGCGGCGGCGCTGAAGGGGCAGGATGTCCTCATCGCCCTGTCGAAGTCGGGACCGGACGTCATACAGAAGGATTGGGTGGCCTCGATGGCCGACAACGCGATCGTTTTCGTCTGTGCCAACCCCATACCCGAGATGTGGCCCTGGGACGCGAAAGAGGCGGGGGCGCGCATAGTTGCCACGGGCAGGAGCGATTTCCCCAATCAGGTAAACAACTCCGTGGGATTCCCGGCGATATTCCGGGGTACCCTCGATGTCAGGGCCCGGACCATCACCGACGAGATGTGCATAGCCGCGGCGTACGAACTTGCCCGGTGCGCCGAGGACAGGGGGCTTACCGAAGACCACCTCCTTCCGACGATGAATGAATGGGAAGTTTTCCCCCGGGAGGCCGTGGCGGTCGCGAAGATGGCAATGAAGCAGGGCGTCGCGCGCCTCACCATCGACGAAAAGGAACTCTACGACATGGCGGTGACGAAGATCCGCAGGGCCCAGGACGAGGTGGGTCTTCTTATGGAGAAGGGCATCATAGCGCCCTACGCCGGTTAA
- a CDS encoding Fe-S-containing hydro-lyase: MTTDLKRIRTPLADDVTGSLRAGEKVLLSGFIYTARDAAHKRFIETLDAGGELPFDIRGQVIYYCGPAPAPPGKIMGSCGPTTSSRMDVYAPRLISLGLKGMIGKGKRSEKVRDALKEHRAVYLGATGGAGALIARTVVAAEVIAYEDLGPEAVVRLEVKDMPLFVINDIHGNDLYLEGIERYRK; the protein is encoded by the coding sequence ATGACAACGGACCTCAAGAGGATAAGGACACCTCTTGCTGATGACGTAACAGGGTCCTTGAGGGCGGGGGAGAAGGTTCTTTTGTCCGGTTTCATCTATACGGCCCGGGACGCCGCGCACAAGAGGTTCATCGAGACCCTCGATGCGGGAGGTGAGCTGCCTTTCGACATCAGGGGGCAGGTCATCTACTATTGCGGCCCGGCGCCGGCACCGCCGGGAAAGATTATGGGGTCCTGCGGGCCCACAACGAGTTCCCGCATGGATGTCTATGCGCCGAGACTCATCTCCCTGGGTCTGAAAGGCATGATAGGGAAGGGTAAGCGTTCCGAGAAGGTGAGGGACGCGCTCAAGGAGCACAGGGCGGTCTATCTCGGAGCGACAGGCGGGGCCGGTGCGCTCATCGCGCGCACCGTTGTCGCCGCGGAGGTGATCGCTTATGAGGACCTGGGGCCCGAGGCGGTCGTCAGGCTTGAGGTGAAGGACATGCCGCTTTTCGTCATCAACGATATTCATGGCAACGACCTGTACCTGGAAGGCATTGAACGCTACAGAAAGTGA
- a CDS encoding CDP-alcohol phosphatidyltransferase family protein, translating into MISSKIGHRLDPVILSLYRAILGQRTISPNVISSAGTLFGFLAAALILMGSPAAGAASLVVAGFFDILDGAMARGTGRVTRFGGFFDSVLDRYTDMAVMGAILFVYVRQGSTGYAMAAFVAVIGAALIPYARARAEAAGLSGKTGLLERPERLVLLIIGLFVPFLLNWIIIILAVLTHVTVIQRIVHVWRQTRKTA; encoded by the coding sequence GTGATAAGCTCTAAGATCGGCCACCGCCTCGATCCCGTCATCCTTTCCCTGTACCGGGCCATCCTCGGACAGAGGACGATATCGCCCAACGTGATAAGCTCAGCGGGTACCCTCTTCGGTTTCCTGGCGGCAGCGCTCATCCTCATGGGATCTCCCGCGGCAGGTGCCGCCTCCCTCGTCGTGGCCGGTTTCTTCGATATCCTCGATGGCGCCATGGCCCGCGGTACCGGCAGGGTGACGCGCTTCGGCGGCTTTTTCGACTCCGTCCTCGACAGGTACACCGACATGGCCGTCATGGGGGCCATTCTCTTCGTTTACGTCCGCCAGGGGAGCACGGGATACGCCATGGCCGCCTTCGTCGCGGTGATCGGCGCCGCGCTCATACCCTATGCCCGCGCGCGGGCGGAGGCCGCGGGTCTTTCCGGCAAAACAGGTCTCCTCGAGAGGCCCGAGAGACTCGTCCTTCTCATCATAGGCCTCTTCGTCCCTTTCCTCCTCAACTGGATCATCATCATCCTCGCAGTCCTCACCCACGTGACGGTCATCCAAAGGATCGTGCATGTGTGGAGACAAACCAGAAAAACGGCTTGA
- a CDS encoding inositol-3-phosphate synthase: protein MPEIRVAIAGVGNCASSLVQGIIYYSRKSEDAIGLMHSDICGYGPGDIRIVAAFDIDRRKVGTPLEKAIFAPPNCTKTIEADIPPTGVTVLMGHVLDGVAPHMKQYPPERSFVVADEEPVDVAKVLKERNVDILLNYLPVGSEQAVRHYAECCLESGVSLINCIPVFIASDDEWARRFEEKGIPLVGDDVKSQIGATIIHRTLAKLFNDRGVKLDNTYQLNTGGNTDFLNMLNRERLTSKKISKTEAVQSTLDVPIPAENIHIGPSDYVPWQKDNKVCFMRLEGRIFGDIPINCELRLSVEDSPNSGGCIIDAVRCCKVARDRGIGGVLESISAYTMKHPIRQYPDETARVMVEEFIRGERVR from the coding sequence ATGCCAGAGATTCGTGTCGCCATAGCCGGCGTGGGGAACTGCGCGAGCTCGTTGGTACAGGGTATCATTTACTATTCCCGAAAGAGCGAGGATGCCATCGGGCTCATGCACAGCGATATCTGCGGTTACGGACCGGGAGACATCCGGATCGTGGCGGCCTTCGACATCGACCGGCGGAAGGTGGGGACCCCTCTCGAGAAGGCCATCTTCGCACCCCCCAACTGCACGAAGACCATAGAGGCCGATATCCCGCCCACGGGTGTCACCGTCCTCATGGGTCACGTCCTCGACGGCGTGGCGCCTCACATGAAGCAGTACCCGCCGGAGCGCTCCTTCGTTGTCGCAGACGAGGAGCCCGTCGATGTCGCAAAGGTCCTGAAGGAACGGAACGTCGACATTCTCCTTAACTACCTGCCTGTCGGTTCGGAACAGGCGGTGCGCCACTACGCCGAGTGCTGCCTCGAAAGCGGCGTCAGCCTTATCAACTGCATCCCCGTTTTCATTGCGTCAGACGACGAATGGGCAAGACGTTTCGAAGAGAAGGGAATACCGCTCGTCGGGGACGACGTCAAGTCCCAGATCGGGGCGACGATCATCCACAGGACCCTGGCCAAGCTCTTCAACGACCGCGGGGTGAAGCTCGACAACACCTATCAGCTCAACACCGGCGGCAACACCGATTTTCTCAACATGCTCAACAGGGAGCGGTTGACGTCGAAGAAGATATCGAAGACGGAGGCCGTGCAGTCGACCCTCGATGTCCCCATCCCGGCGGAGAACATCCATATCGGCCCTTCGGACTACGTCCCCTGGCAGAAGGACAACAAGGTCTGCTTCATGAGGCTCGAAGGAAGGATATTCGGCGACATACCCATCAACTGCGAACTGAGGCTTTCCGTCGAGGATTCCCCGAACAGCGGGGGATGCATCATCGACGCGGTCCGGTGCTGCAAGGTGGCGCGGGACAGGGGTATCGGCGGAGTGCTGGAGTCCATCTCTGCCTACACCATGAAGCACCCCATCCGGCAGTACCCCGACGAGACGGCGCGGGTGATGGTGGAGGAGTTTATCAGGGGTGAAAGGGTCCGGTAG
- a CDS encoding fumarate hydratase, translated as MREIHVDDIVSVVERLFIDANIDLPDMMYGAIRDAIEKERSPVGKEVLRELLKNADTAREERMPICQDTGLAVTFLEIGQDAHVVGGDLTEAVTEGVRRAYRHGHLRKSCCHPFTRKNTGDNTPPIIHTKIVPGDGMRITVLPKGGGSENYGEVRMLMPAEGKDGVRAFVLEMVRKGGPNPCPPIIVGVGIGGNFETSALLSKEALMVPVGKRNDDGELAAMETELLEEINATGIGPQGYGGTVTALDVHIKMAPCHLASLPVAVNIQCHAHRIREAIL; from the coding sequence ATGCGCGAGATCCATGTGGACGATATCGTTTCCGTTGTAGAACGCCTGTTCATCGACGCCAACATCGATCTTCCCGATATGATGTACGGCGCCATCCGGGACGCTATAGAGAAGGAGCGTTCGCCTGTCGGCAAGGAAGTATTGAGGGAACTCTTGAAGAACGCCGATACGGCCAGGGAAGAGCGGATGCCCATATGCCAGGACACGGGTCTCGCGGTGACCTTTCTCGAGATCGGCCAGGACGCGCACGTCGTGGGAGGAGACCTCACGGAGGCCGTGACGGAGGGGGTCCGCCGGGCATACCGCCACGGTCACCTCAGAAAGTCCTGCTGCCATCCTTTCACGCGGAAGAATACCGGGGACAACACACCTCCCATCATCCACACGAAGATCGTGCCAGGGGACGGTATGCGGATCACCGTTCTGCCGAAGGGCGGCGGGAGCGAGAACTATGGGGAGGTGCGGATGCTCATGCCCGCTGAGGGGAAGGATGGGGTCAGGGCCTTCGTCCTCGAGATGGTACGCAAGGGAGGACCCAATCCCTGTCCGCCCATCATCGTCGGTGTGGGCATCGGGGGCAATTTCGAGACCTCGGCGCTGCTGTCCAAGGAGGCCCTCATGGTTCCCGTGGGTAAACGCAATGATGACGGGGAGCTGGCAGCCATGGAGACGGAACTGCTCGAGGAGATCAACGCGACCGGTATAGGCCCTCAGGGGTACGGGGGCACGGTGACGGCCCTCGACGTTCACATAAAAATGGCGCCCTGCCATCTCGCGTCGCTGCCCGTGGCGGTGAACATCCAGTGCCACGCGCACCGCATCAGGGAGGCCATCCTATGA